Proteins encoded within one genomic window of Camelina sativa cultivar DH55 chromosome 19, Cs, whole genome shotgun sequence:
- the LOC104764027 gene encoding uncharacterized protein LOC104764027 isoform X2 produces the protein MGSHQARNFSSPPVSSASNAAVRYLLRGITAAGGYVIAPYISLQEAVDLKLEGKRNETLRQLDEFYEKDEQCWSDMVHHHNLKASRRKRQ, from the exons ATGGGTTCTCACCAAGCTCGCAATTTCTCTTCACCGCCTGTTAGCAGTG CGTCGAATGCAGCTGTGCGGTACTTACTTCGAGGAATAACAGCAGCTGGGGGATATGTTATCG ctCCTTATATAAGTCTCCAAGAAGCAGTCGACTTGAAACTTGAGGGGAAGCGTAAcgag acaTTGAGACAGTTGGACGAATTCTACGAGAAAGATGAACAATGTTGGTCTGACATGGTACACCATCATAACTTAAAGGCAAGCAGAAGAAAGAg GCAGTGA
- the LOC104764027 gene encoding uncharacterized protein LOC104764027 isoform X1, with translation MVYIKWVLTKLAISLHRLLAVVTLSDFASIKNSSFECRLYIDIDFVNCDFIASNAAVRYLLRGITAAGGYVIAPYISLQEAVDLKLEGKRNETLRQLDEFYEKDEQCWSDMVHHHNLKASRRKRQ, from the exons ATGGTATACATCAAATGGGTTCTCACCAAGCTCGCAATTTCTCTTCACCGCCTGTTAGCAGTGGTAACGTTATCTGATTTCGCATCCATCAAAAATTCTTCTTTTGAGTGTCGATTGTATATAGATATTGattttgtgaattgtgattttATAGCGTCGAATGCAGCTGTGCGGTACTTACTTCGAGGAATAACAGCAGCTGGGGGATATGTTATCG ctCCTTATATAAGTCTCCAAGAAGCAGTCGACTTGAAACTTGAGGGGAAGCGTAAcgag acaTTGAGACAGTTGGACGAATTCTACGAGAAAGATGAACAATGTTGGTCTGACATGGTACACCATCATAACTTAAAGGCAAGCAGAAGAAAGAg GCAGTGA
- the LOC109131015 gene encoding uncharacterized protein LOC109131015 isoform X1, translating to MMMQNLRSMASRYFSSSPRAGSGAGGSVLATGELKSIVNTMVTESPNVRFVASACFGYGCYLVSNYVESRKKNNALEEAIKLRRDRHEEVVAKAKSVLRGKK from the exons aTGATGATGCAGAATCTGAGATCCATGGCGTCTCGctatttctcttcttcaccgCGTGCTG GGTCGGGAGCCGGAGGAAGTGTTTTGGCAACCGGTGAATTGAAGAGTATTGTGAATACGATGGTTACGGAGTCTCCTAATGTTCGGTTTGTCGCATCTGCATGTTTTGGATATGGGTGCTACCTTGTCtcga ACTATGTGGAGTCCCGAAAAAAGAACAACGCACTTGAGGAAGCAATAAAACTCCGGCGTGATCGTCACGAGGAAgtg GTAGCCAAGGCCAAGTCTGTTCTGCGGGGGAAGAAATGA
- the LOC109131015 gene encoding uncharacterized protein LOC109131015 isoform X2, with protein sequence MASRYFSSSPRAGSGAGGSVLATGELKSIVNTMVTESPNVRFVASACFGYGCYLVSNYVESRKKNNALEEAIKLRRDRHEEVVAKAKSVLRGKK encoded by the exons ATGGCGTCTCGctatttctcttcttcaccgCGTGCTG GGTCGGGAGCCGGAGGAAGTGTTTTGGCAACCGGTGAATTGAAGAGTATTGTGAATACGATGGTTACGGAGTCTCCTAATGTTCGGTTTGTCGCATCTGCATGTTTTGGATATGGGTGCTACCTTGTCtcga ACTATGTGGAGTCCCGAAAAAAGAACAACGCACTTGAGGAAGCAATAAAACTCCGGCGTGATCGTCACGAGGAAgtg GTAGCCAAGGCCAAGTCTGTTCTGCGGGGGAAGAAATGA